The Maridesulfovibrio hydrothermalis AM13 = DSM 14728 DNA window TTAAAACCGTAATCGGCGAAGGCGCTTTCATCGGCAGTAATACTGCTCTTGTGGCTCCGGTAACGGTTGGTAAAGGCGCGCTTGTCGCTGCCGGATCGACAATCACTAAGGATGTAAAAGATGGTGATCTTGCTGTGGCGCGTAGCCGGCAGGTCAACATTGCCCGGACTCTTAAGAAGTCTTGATTTTGTAAAGATAAGGTATTAGGTTAGAACTATGGAAATAATCGCTCAATTGGAAGAACGTTTCGATAAAATGTTGGTTAAAATTAAGCAACTCGAAGAAGAGAATGCATTTCTTCTTGAGGAACTTGAGCAAGAGAAGCAGCGGAGAGACGATGTTCGCGGCCGCATTGAGCATCTCTTGAGCAAGGTTGAAGGTACTCTCGATTAAGAGTTTTAAGCTCCGGCCGTGTAAAAATATGCTGGCCGGTTATATATAAAATTCTAGAGGATGATGGTAGCCATATTAAGATGCCCCGCTATACAATACCGGTTCTCGGACTTGAAATCTCATTCAAGACCGATGCGGATAAAGATAGAATTATAGCCGCAAAGGACGTACTGGAAGATAGGTTCAGTGAACTTACCCGGGGCGGCAAAGACGTGAGCAGAGAAAAATTGCTTACTTGTCTGGCACTTAGTCTGGCCGATGATTACCTTGAACACAGCCGCAAGCTCGAAACAATGGAAGAGAAGATTAACGCGCTGTTAGAGAAGTGATAAGCGGTGCATGGCTCCGCTTTTTAAGATATAATGAATTTCCCTGGGGAGTGCGTGATTGCCCTATGGCTTTTGAACCAATATAAGAAAGTAAGGGAGCAAGCATCATCG harbors:
- a CDS encoding cell division protein ZapA, whose protein sequence is MPRYTIPVLGLEISFKTDADKDRIIAAKDVLEDRFSELTRGGKDVSREKLLTCLALSLADDYLEHSRKLETMEEKINALLEK